A stretch of DNA from Bacteroidales bacterium:
TCGAAAGAATTACCACACATGAAGCAAGACGGAAAAAAAATAATTGGATATCGCGAAGCATTAACTATGCCTTATTTACCCAAATCAATGGTAGTAGTAGGCTCAGGTGCAATAGGCTCCGAGTTTGCTTATTTCTACAACGCCATGGGCACAAAAGTTACCATTGTTGAATTTTTGCCCAACATTATTCCATTAGAAGACGAAGAAGTAAGTAAAACGCTGGCACGTTCGTTTAAAAAAGAAGGCATAGAAATAATAACCGAAGGGAATGTTACGGCAGTTGACACCAGTGGAAGTGATTGCAAAGTTACAGTTGAAACTAAACAAGGAACAAAAATTATTGAAGCTGAAGTAGTTTTATCGGCTGTTGGCGTTACACCCAACCTCGAAAACATTGGCATCGAAGAGCTCGGTATCGAATTAGAAAAAGGTAAAATCAAGGTTAATCCATTTTACGAAACAAACGTAAAAGGTGTTTATGCCATTGGCGACATTGTTCATGGACCAGCGCTGGCTCACGTTGCCTCAGCCGAAGGTATATGCTGTGTAGAACACATAGCCGGTAAAAATCCTGTACCGGTAAATTACAAAAATATTCCTAGCTGCATTTACACCACACCCGAAGTGGCCTCAGTCGGCTTAACCGAAAAACAAGCTATTGAACAAGGTTACGAAATAAAAATTGGAAAATTTCCCTATTCAGCTTCAGGCAAAGCCAAAGCTGCCGGCAATAGCGATGGATTTGTAAAACTCATATTCGATGCAAAATATGGTGAATTGTTAGGTGCACACCTCATAGGTTTGAATGTTACCGAAATGATAGCCGAACTTGTTGTATCAAAAACACTTGAAACTACTGGACATGAGCTAATAAAATCTATTCACCCGCATCCCACAATGAGCGAAGCTATTATGGAAGCTGCCGCTGCCGCTTATGGAGAAGTCATACATCTTTAGAAGCGTATTTATATTCAAGGATTTTTAAAAAATTGAATAAAAAAAGA
This window harbors:
- the lpdA gene encoding dihydrolipoyl dehydrogenase — encoded protein: MQYDLIIIGSGPGGYVAAIRASQLGMKTAVIEKSEVGGICLNWGCIPTKALLKSAQVYHYAKHAEEFGIMVNDARPDFQKVVARSRGVADAMSKGIQFLFKKNKIDIIQGFGKLANNNTVVVIKADGTSEEYTAHHIILATGARSKELPHMKQDGKKIIGYREALTMPYLPKSMVVVGSGAIGSEFAYFYNAMGTKVTIVEFLPNIIPLEDEEVSKTLARSFKKEGIEIITEGNVTAVDTSGSDCKVTVETKQGTKIIEAEVVLSAVGVTPNLENIGIEELGIELEKGKIKVNPFYETNVKGVYAIGDIVHGPALAHVASAEGICCVEHIAGKNPVPVNYKNIPSCIYTTPEVASVGLTEKQAIEQGYEIKIGKFPYSASGKAKAAGNSDGFVKLIFDAKYGELLGAHLIGLNVTEMIAELVVSKTLETTGHELIKSIHPHPTMSEAIMEAAAAAYGEVIHL